A segment of the Coffea arabica cultivar ET-39 chromosome 8c, Coffea Arabica ET-39 HiFi, whole genome shotgun sequence genome:
TCATTCTTGTGTCTTGTTCCATTTAGGCATGGAGAGTGATGATGAGATTCGAAGAGTTCCTGAGATCGGAGGGGAAGTTGCCGGTGCTTCAGCTTCCGGGCGGAACGGCGGTTCAGTCGCCGGACCAGTTCAGCCATCTGCAGCTGGTTCAAGGAAGAGAGTTAGAAGCCCAGCTGATAAAGAAAACAAGAGGTTGAAGAGGTAAGCCATCTTATAATCACAAGTCGTGAGTGACCATTTTGGACTAGATTATTAGTTTTTTATCCAATGAAATTCTGTCACTCCATCTCTGGGGCCGCACTTTCAAGATGGAATATAGACTGGTGTGGGGCAAGCTGGCAATGCTCAAATGCGTGGGTATTGGGGGAAGTGGGGGACTGGGGGGTCATGGCCATGGGCTGTGTGGAGTTGGAGTCACTTGAGTGCTGATTGAATAGGACTTGCAAACCTGCATGCAACTTTGGTCAGTGGCATTTCGGTGATTTGGAATCTTGAAATTTAGGTTGTTGAGGAATAGAGTATCAGCACAGCAAGCAAGGGAAAGGAAGAAGGCATACTTGATTGACTTGGAGGCCAGGGTTAAAGAATTGGAAACAAAGAATGCAGAGCTTGAAGAGAGGCTTTCCACGTTGCAAAATGAGAACCAAATGCTCAGACAAGTATGTCAATTTACTACCCTCTTTATTCATATATCTTTCTTCACCTTTGGTTATTGactttatatatttatttttgtccatATGGTCCGACCTCGACTGTTTCACACTCTTTTGATACATGGCATTCATTTTCTGTCAAGTTCCACATGCGTGTATAATCTTCATTCTGAACCTGACTTAAATTTTGGTTGCGTTAGACAATTTGGTACTCAATTATTTATGCCAGTCACTATCATGCCTATCCGGATTCGTGCATTTCTGTGGTTTCCGCTAGCAAAATTTATAGAATGATGCTTGTTGCTCTACTGAAAACAGTATTGGACCGTGCAACTTGGGCAGTAGACAAGTTGAGTGAAATGCTGTCATGTATGCAATGTCTATTCTCCTTTGAATAGTTTGCAGATTGTAAACTTTGAATGAACTCATGAACGGTTGGCCTCAGAAACTAGGAGGGCGTTGTGGAGGCTTAATTTTAGGGTGCCTATACAAGTTCCATGGCAGGCCAACTTGTTAATTTAGTTGGTTGGTGTCTGACCAAACCGACATTTACCAAGGTGCAGCAGAGAGAAAACTGTACTAAAAACTTGTAAACAGAATAGATAGATTGCTTGAGTGGCAGATCTAGAAAATAAAGGTTGGGtaattttttttgccttttggtTGTACCGGGCGGTGGgggaaaaaagggggggggggggatttgCCAGGCTGATACTCTATTTATTAGTTGCCAGTAGACATAGAGTACTTTTATGTTTTTCTGCTTGGCGTGGTTTCTGTATTGAGTTCCGCTAGAGTAAGCATCATCATTTTCCCTTTTGAAGTTTTAACATCTTTGCCGGGTAAAAGCAGTTTATCCTCTGAGTCCTTAGTTTGTTGCACTTCTTCATACATTTGACTCTGTTTCAAGCGT
Coding sequences within it:
- the LOC113705497 gene encoding transcription factor HY5 isoform X1 — protein: MQEQATSSLAASSRPSSSERSSSSALHVEVKEGMESDDEIRRVPEIGGEVAGASASGRNGGSVAGPVQPSAAGSRKRVRSPADKENKRLKRLLRNRVSAQQARERKKAYLIDLEARVKELETKNAELEERLSTLQNENQMLRQILKNTTAGAQDGRK
- the LOC113705497 gene encoding transcription factor HY5 isoform X2 gives rise to the protein MQEQATSSLAASSRPSSSERSSSSALHVEVKEGMESDDEIRRVPEIGGEVAGASASGRNGGSVAGPVQPSAAGSRKRVRSPADKENKRLKRWNIDWCGASWQCSNAWVLGEVGDWGVMAMGCVELESLEC